The sequence GACCTCGACTGCGTCGTGGGCTGCCGGCGGCTGGTCGGCAGGGAGGCGGTGCTCGCCGGCGGCTCGTCCGGGGCGGTGGTCGCGGCGCTCCAGCAGATCGGCGACGAGATCCCGCCCGGCGCCACCTGCGTGCTGGTCTTCCCCGACCGGGGCGACCGCTACCTCGACACCATCTACGACGACTTCTGGGTGAGCGAGCGGTTCGGCGAGGTCGCGCAGCTCTGGAAGCCCGAACTCCCCGTTCCCTCCGCCTGACGGGCCGCCGGGCACGCGCACCCGGCGGCCCGGCACACCCTCCCCGGCACACCCTTTCCCCGGCGGCCCGGCGCCCGGTCCCACCGGCGCCCGGGTCCCACCGCCGCCGGCGTTCCGGCCGGCCGGTGGCCCGTGCGGCCGCCGCCGGGACCCGACTTCGCCACCCGATCTGTCACGCCTTCACCGGCACCGCGGCGGCGCCCCGGGCCACGAGGCCCCGGCCGCCGCCGCCCGAATATGGAGGGGGTATGGCGGCCCTCGCCAGCATCGGAAGGCTGACAGGCATCCATGACTGGAAGAGGCCGAGATGACCCCGAGAGATTCCGTGATGGCGCCGCCCGCCGACGAGGTGCGCGCCGAGCTGCTGCGGCAGCGGCTGGCCGGAGGAGGGCGGCGCGCGCGGGCGGTCATCGAGCCGGCCGATCGCACGGGCGCGCTGCCGCTCTCGTTCGGCCAGGAACAGATGTGGTTCCTCAGCCGGCTCGACCCGGGCAGCACCGAGTACCTGGTCCCGGTCTCGTTCCGGCTGCGCGGACCGCTGGACGCGGTCGCGCTCGGGCGGGCCTGGGACGCGATGGTCGAGCGGCACGAGATCCTGCGCACCCGGCACGTGCTGAACGGCACGGAGCCCGAGCAGGTCGTCGACCCGGCCCGGCCGGGCACGCTCGCCGTCGCCGAGGCGGACGGGACGCGGGCCCGCGAGGTGGTGGAGGACGCGTGCGCGCACGCCTTCGACCTGGCGCGCGACTGGCCGACGCGGGCCCTGCTGATCCGGATCGCGGACGACGACCACGTGCTGCTGCTGGTCTCCCACCACATAGCCTGCGACGCCTGGTCGACCGGCATCCTGATCTCCGAACTGGCGACCGCCTACGCGGCCTTCGCCGAGGGCCGCGCGCTGCCGCTGCCCGCGCCCGCTCTCCAGTACGCCGACTTCGCCGCCTGGCAGCGGGGGCAGGCGTCCGGTGAGCGGTTCGCCGGGCAGCTCGCCTACTGGAAGTCCCACCTGACCGGCACCGAGCCGCTGGAGCTGCCCTCCGACCGGCCGCGTCCGGCGGTGCGCGGCCACCGGGGAGACGAGGTCGGCCTGGACTTCCCCGAGGGGCTGGCCGAGCGGGTCAGGGCCGTCGCCGACGAGCGCGGCACCACGGTGTTCACCGTGCTGCTCGCCGCCTACCAGGTGCTGCTCGGCCGCTACACCGGCCGCCGGGACGTGGCGGTCGGCACCGTGGTCTCCGGACGCACCCGCCCCGAATTGCAGGGCATGCTCGGCTACGGCGTCAACACCCTGGTGCTGAAGACGGACTGGGCCGCCGACGACTCCTTCGCCGGCCTGGTCGACCGGGCCAAGCGCACCAGCCTGGACGCGTACGACCACCAGGCCGTCCCCTTCGCCCGGGTCGTCGCCGAGGTCGAGCCCGAGCGCGACCTCTCCCGCACCCCGCTGTACCAGGCCGTGTTCACCCTGCACGAGGGCGGCGGCGCCCGCTTCGAGCTGCCCGGCGTCGCGGCCGAGCCCTTCCTCGCCGACGGCGGCGTGGCCCGCTGCGACCTCGAACTCCAGGTGCGCGACTCCCGCGAGGGCGGCTTCGCCGGCCGGCTGATCTATGCCACCGACCTGTTCGACCGCGACACCGCCGCCCGGATGGGCCGCCACCTGGTCCGGCTGCTGGACGAACTCACCTCCGCCCCCCATCGTCCGCTGTCCGCCGTGGAGATCCTGGACGACACCGAACGGGACCGGTTCCTGGCGGCCGGCCGGGGAGCGCCCGCCGCTCCCTACCGCTCCGTGCCGGAACGGTTCACCGAGCGGGCCGCGGCCACTCCGGACGCCCCCGCCGTCACCGGCGCGGGCGGCACCGTGTCCTTCCGGGACCTGGACGACCGCGCCGGAATCCTCGCCGGCCGGCTGGCCCGCCGCTCGGTGGCGGCGGAGTCGGTCGTCGGCGTGCTGCTCGACCGCGGCCCCGACCTGCTCGCGGCCCTGCTCGGCACCTGGCGCGCGGGCGGCGGTTACGTACCGCTGGACCCGGACTTCCCGCCGGAGCGCTGGGCCGCCCTGCTCGCCGACGCGGGCGCCGGGGTCGCCGTCACCGACCGGGCCCGGGCCGGCCGCCTCGCCGAGGTCTTCGACGGCGAGATCGTCGTCGTGGACGAGGCCGATCCCGACGACGCCCCCGGCCCCCGCGTGCTGCCCGACCCGGACGCGCTGGCGTACATCATCCACACCTCCGGTTCGACCGGCCGGCCCAAGGGCGTGCAGATCTCGCACGCGTCGCTGGCCGTCCATCTCGACTGGGTGCTGGCCGAGTACATCGGCGACGCCCGGGGAAACGGCGCCCCGCTGTTCTCCACGGTCGCCTCCGACGTCGTCGTCCCGGTGCTGTTCGGCCCGCTGCTCGCGGGACTGCCGGTGCACATGCTCCCGCAGGACCTCGACCTCGCCGACCTCGGCGCCCTGCTGACCCGGGACGCGCCGTACGCGTTCGTCAAGCTCACCCCCGGCCACCTGGAACTGCTGGGCCACCAGCTCCCCGACGCCGGCGTCGACGGCCTCGCGCACGTGGTCGTCACCGGCGGCGACGCCCTGCTCGGCCCGACCGCGGAGCGCTGGGACACGCTGCTGGGCACGGGCCGCCTGATCAACGAGTACGGTCCCACCGAGATCACCGTCGGCAACTCCGCGCACGCGGTGACCGGCGCCCAGCGCGAGGTCGTCCCGATCGGGCTGCCCATCCCCGGCACCACCATGTACGTGCTCGACGAGAGCCTCTCCCCCGTCCCGCCCGGAGTGGTCGGCGAGGTCTGCGTCGGCGGCACCGGGGTGGCCCGGGGCTACGCGGGACGGCCGGCGGCGACCGCCGGGAAGTTCCTGCCCGACCCCTTCGGCAAGCCCGGCTCCCGGCTGTACCGCACCGGCGACCTCGGCCGGCTCCTGCCGGACGGCACCGTCGAGTTCGCCGGTCGCGCCGACCGCCAGCTGAAGATCCGCGGGTACCGGGTCGAACCCGCCGAGGTCGAGGCCGCGCTGGCCGCACACCCGTCGGTCACCGAGGCGCGGGTGCTCGCCGTGGACGGCAGGCTCGCCGCGTACTACGTCCCCGAGGGCGCCGGGGCGGAGCCGGACGCGCTGCGCGACCGGCTGGCGCTGAGCCTGCCCGAGCACATGATCCCCGGCACGTTCACGGCGCTGGAGCGGATCCCGCTCACCCCGGTCGGCAAGCTGGACGTGGCGGCGCTGCCCGCACCGGGCCCGGCGCCGGACGTGGCGAGGACGGCCCCGCGCACAGCGCTGGAGGAGCGGGTCGCCGCCGTCTGGGCGCAGGTCCTGCCGGTCGGCGAGGTCGGCGTGCACGACAGCTTCTTCGACCTCGGCGGCGACTCCATCCGGGCGGTCGCGCTGGTCGGCGCGTTGCGGGAGGCGGGCCTGGACGTGTCGGTCCGGGACGTGTTCGCCCACCACAGCGTCGCCGCGCTGTGCGAGCTGCTGGCGGCCCGCCCGGCGCTGGCCGGGCGGGACCGGGGCGTGGCTCCGTTCGCGCTGATCGGCGAGGAGGACCGGGCGCGGCTGCCCGAGGGCGCCGCCGACGCGTATCCGCTGTCGCAGAACCAGATCGGCATGCTCGTCGAGATGCTCGCCGACGAGCAGAACAGCTACCACAACGTCACCTCGTTCCGGATCAAGGACCCCAAGCCGTTCTCGCTCGCGGCCTGGCGGGAGGCGGCCCGGATCGCGGTGGCGCGCCACGAGATCCTGCGCACCTCGCTGCACCTGTCCGGCTACTCGGTGCCGATGCAGGTCGTGCACGCCGAGGCGGTGATGCCGGTCGGCATGGAGGTGCTGGGCCCGCTCGGGGACGAGGAGGTGCAGCGCGTGCTCGCCGACTACGCGGCCCGCGACCGCGCGAACCTGTTCGACCTGGGCACGCCCACCCTGATGCGCGTCTTCGTCCACGTGACCGACGACGGCGGCTACTGGCTGTCGGTCACCGAGTGCCACCCGATCCTGGAGGGCTGGGGCCACCACACGCTGATCATGGAGCTGCTCGGGCTGTACGACCGGCTCCGCGACGGCCTGGAACCGGAGCCGTTCGAGCGGCCGGCCGTCCGGTTCGCGGACTTCGTCGCGGCCGAACTGGCCTCCGTGGACTCGGCCGACGACCGCGCCTACTGGAAGGGGGTCACCGGTGGCCGCGCGCCGATGCGGGTGCCGGCGGGCTGGGGCGACCCGTCGCTGCCGGCCGGCTCCCGGTACCTGGTCCGCCGTACCCCCTGGTCCCACCTGGAGGACGGGCTGCGCGCGCTCGCCTCGGCGGCCGACGCCTCGCTCAAGAGCGTGATGGTCGCCGCCTACACCAAGGTGATGAGCCAGCTCACCGACGAGGCGGCCTTCCACACCGGGCTGATCTGCGACGCCCGCCCGGAGACGGCCGGCGCCGACCGGGTCTACGGCATGTACCTCAACACCCTGCCGTTCCCCGTCGACCGGTCCGCGGCGACCTGGCGCGACCTGGTCCGCCGTACCTTCGAGCGGGAGGTGGAGCTCTGGCCGCACCGCCGGTTCCCGCTCGCGGAGATCCAGCGGGACGTGCCCGGCCGCCAGCGCCTGGTCAACGTGTACTTCAACTACCAGGACTTCCGGCAGGTCGACACCGATCTGATCGACATGGCCGGGACCGACGACAGCCCGACCGAGTTCCCGCTGACCGTGTCCTCCCGGGCGGGTCACATCTGGGTGACCGCCGACCCGCGCTTCGTGGACGAGCGGGGCGCCGACCGGGTCGCCGGGATGTTCCGCGCGGTGCTGGAGTCGATGGCCGCCGGCCCGGACGGCGACGCGCGGGCCATCCGGCTGCCCGAGGGCGAGCGCGAACAGCTCGCCGCGTGGACCGCGAACGTCCGCACCCCGCTCACCCTGGACGTGCCCGCGGCGGTCGCCGCGTTCGCGCGCGAGACCCCGGACGCGCCCGCGCTGACCGATGCCGCGGGCACGCTCGACTACCGGCGGCTCCAGGAGCGTTCGGGCCGGCTGGCCCGCCGGTTGACCGCCGCGGGCGTCGGCCCGGACACCGTCGTGGGGCTGTGCATGGACCGCTCCGCCGAGCTGGTCGTCGCGGTGCTGGCGGTGCTGAGGGCGGGCGCCGCCTATCTGCCGCTCGACACGGAGCTGCCGGCGGACCGCCTCGCCTACATGCTCGCCGACGCCGGTGCGCGCCGGCTGGTGACCGGACCCGGCGCCCCGGACGGCCTGAGCGCCGACACCGTGCTGACACTGGACGGCCCGGACCCCGGCAGCGCGCCGGCCGGTCCCCCGGCGGACCCGGAGAACCTGGCCTACGTCATCTACACCTCCGGTTCCACCGGCCTGCCCAAGGGCGTGCTGGTGCACCGGCGCGGCATGGGCAACCACCTGCTCGCCAAGGTGGAGGACCTCGGGCTGACCGCCGCCGACACGATCGTGCAGAACGCCTCGCAGGGCTTCGACATCTCCGTGTGGCAGATGCTCGCGGCCCTGGTCACGGGAGGCCGGACCCGGGTGGCCGACCGCTCGGTGGCGCTCGACCCGAAGGCGCTGTTCGGCCTGGTCGACGCCGAGTCGGTGACCGTGCTGGAGGTCGTCCCGTCGCTGCTGCGCGCCGCCCTGGACCTGTGGGACCTCGGCACCGGGGCGCCCCGGCTCTCGACGCTGCGCCGGCTGGTGGTCACCGGTGAGGAGCTGCCGCCGGAGCTGTGCGCGCGCTGGTTCAGGCGCTTCCCCGGCATCCCGCTGGTGAACGCCTACGGCCCCACCGAGTGCTCCGACGACATCACCCACGCCGTCCTGACGCCCGAGAGCGCGCCGGCGCAGCGGGTGCCCATCGGCACGGTGGTCCGCAACACCGAGCTGTACGTCCTCGACGAGGAACTGCGCCTGGTCCCGGCGGGGGTGGCGGGCGAGCTGTACGCGGGCGGCACCGGGGTCGCCCGGGGCTACGGCGGCCGGCCCGCGCTGACCGCCGAGCGCTTCGTCCCCGACCCGTTCGGCGGACGGCCCGGCGACCGGCTCTACCGCACCGGCGACCTGGCCCGCTGGCGGGCCGACGGCAACCTGGAGTACCTGGGCCGGGTCGACGACCAGGTCAAGATCCGCGGGCACCGGGTGGAGCTGGGCGAGATCGAGGCCGCGCTCACCGCGACCGGGCTGGTGCGGCAGGCCGTGGTGGCGGTCCGGGGCGGACAGCCGGTGGGGTACGTGGTGGCCGAGGAGGCCGATCCCGCGGCGCTGCGGGCCGCGCTGGCCCCCACCCTGCCCGACTACATGATCCCGGCCGCGTTCGTCACGCTGGAGCGGATCCCGCTCACCCCGAACGGGAAGGTGGACCGCAAGGCGCTGCCGGAGCCCGGCTCCTCGGCGTTCGCGCGGGCCGCCCACGTCGAACCCCGCACCGGCCTGGAACGCCGGGTGGCGGCGGCCTGGCTCGACGCGCTGCCGGTGGACCGGGTGGGGGTGGAGAACGCCTTCTTCGACCTCGGCGGCGACTCGATCCGGGCGGTCACCGTGGCGGGCGTGCTGCGCGCCGAGGGCCTGGACGTGACCGTCCGCGACATCTTCCAGCTGCGGACCGTCGCCGCGCTGTGCGCGGTGGTCGGCGAACGGCCGCTGCTCGACGCGGCGGCCCAGCAGGTCGTGGCGCCGTTCGCGCTGGTGCCCGAGGAGGACCGGCCGCTGCTGCCCGGCGGGCTCGCCGACGCCTATCCGCTGGCGCAGAACCAGATCGGCATGGCCGTGGAGATGCTGTCCGGCGACGGCCGCGACAGCTACCACGACGTCACCTCGTTCCGGATCAAGGACGAGCGGCCGTTCGAGCCCGAGGCGTTCCGCCGGGCCGTGGACGAACTGACGGCGCGGCACGAGATGCTGCGGACCTCGATGCACCTGTCCGGGTACTCCGTGCCGATGCAGCTCGTGCACGACCACGCGCGCATCCCGGTCGAGGTCCGCGACCTCAGGGACGGCACCCCGGCCGGCGTGGCGGCGGCCGTGCGCGCGATGGCCGGGCAGGGTGATCTGTTCGACCTGGCGCGGGCGCCGCTGATGCGGATGACCGTGCTGCTGGAACCGGACGGCCACTGGACGGTCGTCTTCACCCAGGCGCACCTGATCACCGAGGGCTGGACCTACCACCAGCTGCTGATGGAGCTGGTCACCTGCTACCGCCGGCTCAGGGACGGGCTGGAGCCGGAACCGCACCGGCCTCCGGCCGTCCGGTTCGCCGACTTCGTCGCCGAGGAGCTGGCCTCGCTCGCCTCCGGGGAGGACCGCGCGTACTGGGAGGGCGTCCTGGCGGGCAGGGTCCCCTTCGCCTTCCCTGACAGCTGGGGAGGCGGCGGCGCGCGGCCGGCCGACACCACCGACGTCGTCGTGGGCCTCGCCGATCTCCAGCCCGCGCTGCGCGACCTCGCCACGCGGGCCGAGGCCTCCGTCAAGAGCGTGCTGCTGGCCGCGTTCGTCAAGGTCATGGGGGCGCTCACCGAGGAGCGCGACGTCCATGTGGGGCTGGTCTGCGACACCCGGCCGGAGCGGATCGGCGCCGACCGGGTGCACGGGATGTACCTGAACACGGTGCCGTTCCCGGTGGACCGTACGGCGGCGACCTGGCGGGAGCTGGTGCGCTCGGTGTTCCGGAGCGAGGTCGGGCTCTGGCCGCACCGCCGCTATCCGATGTCGGCGCTCCAGCGCGGCTGGAGCCCGGGCCGGCTGGTCGACACCATCTTCAACTTCGTGGACTTCCACCAGGTGGACACCGAGCTGGTCGATGTCGCGGCCGGCCGGGGCGGCAGCCTGCGGACCGAGTTCGGGCTCAATGTCATCGCCCGGCCGGACCGGCTGGGCCTCAGCCACGACCCGCGTGCCGTGTCCCGGCCCGAGGCCGAGCGCGTCGGGCGGATGCTGCGCGCGGTGCTGGAGGCCATGGCCCACGACCCGGAGGGCGACGCCCGCGGTCCCGTGCTGCCCGGCCCGGCGGCCCGGCCGGAGCCGGCCGCGCCGGTCCGGGCCCGGCTGCACGAGCTGGTCCAGCAGCAGGCGGCCCGCGTTCCGCACCGGCCCGCCGTGGTGTCCGGGACGGTCAGCCTGTCGTACGCGGTCCTCGACCAACGGGCGAACGCGCTGGCCGAGCGGCTGGCCGGGCGCGGGGTCCGCCCGGGCGACCGGGTCGGCGTGCATGTCGAGCGCTCCGCCGACCTCGTCGTGGCGCTGCTGGGCGTGCTCAAGTGCGGCGCCGCGTATCTGCCGCTCGACCCGGCCCTGCCGGCCGGCCGGCTCACCGGGTACGCGGCGGACGCGGGCGCCCGGATCGCGGTGACCGGACCCGGGCTCGCCCTGCCGGGACTCGATGCCGTGTCCCCGGCGGGGAGCGGACGACCGGTGGCCGCGCCGGAGCCGGCCGGAGACCTGGCGTACGTGATCCACACCTCCGGTTCGACGGGACGGCCCAAGGGGGTCGCGGTCACCCACGCCCAGGCGGCCTCGGTCGTCCTGGCCGCGCTGGAGCGGATCGGCATGGCCGAGGGCGAGGTGTGGGCGCTGACCCACTCCCCGGCGTTCGACGTGTCGGTGTTCGAGATCTTCGGCGCGCTGCTCTCGGGCGGGACGCTGGTCGTCCCCGACCGGGAGACCGCCCGCTCGCCGCGCGAACTGCTCGGTCTGGTCGACGCACACGGCGTGACCGTGCTGTGCCAGACGCCGACGGCCTTCCGGGGCCTGACGGAGCTGGTCGCGGGCGGCGCCGACCCGGGGCTGCGGGCGGTGGTGCTGGCCGGGGAGAAGGTGCGCTTCGGTGAACTGGCCCCGTGGGCCGGGCGGCTGGCGCGTACGGTCCTGGTCAACATGTACGGCCCGACGGAGACCGCCATCTACGCGACGGCGCACCGGATCACCGCCGGGGACATCGCCGGGGCCGGCCGGAGCGTGATCGGCCGGCCGCTGCCGGGCGTGCACGCCGAGCCGCTGGACGCGGCGGGGCACCCGGTCCCGGACGGGGTGCCGGGCGAGCTGTACCTCGGCGGCGCGGGCGTCGCCGTCGGCTACCTCGGCGATGCCACGGCCACGGCCGAGCGGTTCGTGCCCGACCCGGCGGGCGGACCGGGCGCCCGCCGGTTCCGCACCGGCGACCGGGTCCGCCGGCTGGCCGACGGCTCCCTGGAGTTCCTGGGCCGGCTCGACGACCAGCTGAAGATCCGCGGCCACCGGGTGGAGCCCGGCGAGGTCCGCGCCGCCCTCCTGGCCACCGGTCTGGTCACCGAGGCGGCCGTGGCGGCGGTCGGCGGCGAGCTGGTGGCCTATGCGGTCGCGGGAGCCGCCGGCCCGGCCGAGCTGCGCGGGGCGCTGGCCCGGGTCCTGCCCGAGCCGATGATCCCGGTCGCGTTCGTGCTGCTGGACGCCCTGCCCCGGACGGTCGCCGGCAAGACCGAGCTGCGCGGGCTGCCGGCGCCGGGGCCGGAGGCGTACGTCCGGGCCGAACCGGTCGCGCCCCGGACTCCGCTGGAGGAGCGGGTCGTCGCCGTCTGGCGGTCCGTCCTGCCGGTGGACGAGTTCGGTGTCGAGGACGACTTCTTCGACCTCGGCGGCGACTCCGTCCGCGCCTTCCGGGCGACCGAGGCGCTGCGCCGCGAGGGCGTGAGCGTCTCGGTGCGGGAGGTGTTCGAGTACCGCACGGCGGCCAGACTCTGCACCGCCCTGGCGTAGCGCTCCGCGGGCCCGCGGGTCCACCGGCGAAGGCTCTCCTCCCCGACCGGGGAGGAGAGCCTTCTTCATGAACGGACACCGGCCAACGGCCCCTCGCGTACGGAGTCCTAGCCGACGAGCCTCCTCCCGGTCCGTGATCACGATCAGGCTCGGCCCGGGCGCTGCCGAAACCCTGTGGAGCCCGCCCGCGTGGAGTGGAATGCTCTTGGGTCGACCACTGAAGGAAGGGAAGGTCGCGAAGGTGTACGTCCCGTCATCCGCACGAGTACTCGATGACGACGAGCGTGAACTCGTGGAACTGGCACGCCGGACCATAGACGCGCATACCGACGCCGGGCCCGACGAGGACGGGATCCACACGATGGGCGCCGCGGTCATGGCAGCCGATTACCGGATGTTCGCCGGCGTGAACCTCTATCACTTCACCGGCGGGCCCTGCGCCGAACTCGTGGCTCTGGGAGCCGCGCGAGCCCAGGGCGCCCGCCAGATGCGCTGCATCGTCGCCGTGGGAAACCACGGGCGCGGGGTCGTCGGCCCGTGCGGGCGCGATCGGCAGGTCTTCCTGGACTACTACCCCGCCATGCGCGTCATCGTGCCCACCCCCGCGGGGCTCAGGTCCGTGCTCGCCGCCGACCTGATGCCGCTGGCCCAGCAGTGGACCCCGGAGTCGGGCATGAACGGTCTCGACCCATCGCTCTACCAGGACCCCGAGGCGGCCGGTCCTCCGATCATCCGCTTCAACCCCCGCTACCTCGACGTCGTCCGCTCCGGCGCCAAGTCCAGGACCACCCGCTTCCGGGACCCGGCGCGGCCCGGCCCGGCACGGCTGGTGTTCGAGAGCGACCCCGAAGTCGTCCTGCCGGCGGAGGTGACCGGTATCCGGCACTGCCTGGTCGGCGAACTCACCGACCAGGACGCCCGAGCCGAGGGACTGTCGACCGCGGCCGAACTCCAGGAAGCCCTCAAGGGCCACTACCCGGATCTGGCGGGCACCGACGAAGTCGACGTCATCACCTTCCGGGTCGACGACGAGACGGGCGCCGCCTGACCCGCCGGTGAGGACGCGGGCGCCGGTCGGGGGCCGGCATGGCTGTGCCCAGCGGCCGGGGCTTCCCGGCCCGGAAAGCGGGTGGGGAGCCTCGGCCGCTGGGCGGTGAGGGCTGGGTCAGGGGTTGCGGATCGCCGGGCTGGCGGCGGCCGCGACGGTGCACAGGAGCATGGCCGCGGCGACCCCGAGCAGGACCGTCGCCGTGCTGAAGGCGGCCAGCAGGAAGCCCGCGGCCAGCGCGCCCACGGAGTTGGCGCCCCAGGAGGCCAGCATGACCGCGCTCATCGCCTTGCCGTGGATCTCGTCGGGGACCAGGTGCGCCATGTAGGCCCCGGCGCCGACGTTGAGCGCGGCGCCCGTGAACGACATCGCCGCGTACAGCGCGAGCAGGGCCCAGTACTGCGTGGTCAGGGCCACCACGGGGACCAGGACCGTCCAGCTCACCAGGGTGCCGAGCAGGATGTTCGGCAGCCTGATCCCGGTCAGCAGTTTGGCGGCCGACAGCGCGCCGGCCACCCCGCCGAGACCGGAGACCAGCCCGATCAGCCCGACCTGGGCCGCCGAGCCGCCGTGCTCCCGGATGACCACGAGCGGGGCCATGTTGACGATCTGGAACAGCAGGTTGGTGACCGCCACGACGCCGATCGCCGCGCGCAGGAACCGCTGTCCCCACAGCCAGGACAGGCCCTGGCGCACCTCCGCCTTCCAGTCCCGCTCGCCCGGTCCGCGTTCCTCCTGGAACGGCGCCTTGACCAGGCTGAGGTTGACCAGGGACAGCAGGTGCCCGGCCGCCACCACCCCGAACGGCAGCCAGCTCGCGACGGAGAACGCGGCGCCGCCGACCGGCTGGCCGAGCAGTCCCGCCGCCCGTCCCCGCGCCTCGTTCTGGGCCAGCGCGGAGGACAGCCGGTCGGGATGCACCACGTTGCGGACCGCGGTGCGCTCGGCCAGTTGGTAGAAGATCGTCGCCGCGCCGTCCACGAAGGCGACCGCGAGGACGTGCGGCAGCCAGACCCGGCCGGCCAGCACCACCGCCACCACGCTGGCCATCGCCGCCAGCCCGATCACGTTGCAGATCAGCATGAGCCGGCGCCGGTCCCAGCGGTCCACCAGCACACCGGCGGGCAGCTGGAGCACCAGCATGGGCAGCAGCCCGGCAAACGCGACCAGTCCGGCGTCGGCGGCGGTGCCGTTGCCCCACAGGATGAGCAGCGGATAGGCGATCACCCCGGTGCGGGCGCCGAGCTGGGTGGCGCCCGCACCGGTCCACAGCAGCAGGAAGTCCCGGTTGCGCCGCAACGGCGGCGGCGCGCCGGCC comes from Streptomyces sp. SCL15-4 and encodes:
- a CDS encoding MFS transporter gives rise to the protein MTGISPSGASAKAGAPPPLRRNRDFLLLWTGAGATQLGARTGVIAYPLLILWGNGTAADAGLVAFAGLLPMLVLQLPAGVLVDRWDRRRLMLICNVIGLAAMASVVAVVLAGRVWLPHVLAVAFVDGAATIFYQLAERTAVRNVVHPDRLSSALAQNEARGRAAGLLGQPVGGAAFSVASWLPFGVVAAGHLLSLVNLSLVKAPFQEERGPGERDWKAEVRQGLSWLWGQRFLRAAIGVVAVTNLLFQIVNMAPLVVIREHGGSAAQVGLIGLVSGLGGVAGALSAAKLLTGIRLPNILLGTLVSWTVLVPVVALTTQYWALLALYAAMSFTGAALNVGAGAYMAHLVPDEIHGKAMSAVMLASWGANSVGALAAGFLLAAFSTATVLLGVAAAMLLCTVAAAASPAIRNP